A genomic region of Cannabis sativa cultivar Pink pepper isolate KNU-18-1 chromosome 1, ASM2916894v1, whole genome shotgun sequence contains the following coding sequences:
- the LOC115704335 gene encoding indole-3-pyruvate monooxygenase YUCCA2 isoform X1, which translates to MNYLQEIEGKLVHDKLTEGGGCGGGGGGGGDTTTRIRRIWVRGPIIVGAGPSGLAAAACLKEKGIPSLILERANCIASLWQLKTYDRLRLHLPKQFCQLPLMPFPSNFPTYPTKQHFLDYLKAYSNRFDLKPIFNMKVESARFDHRSGLWQVKASTTTAAATPGAGLDKKSTNNHDDGRTEMVITTTTEYVSQWLIVATGENAEESVPEIEGIESFGGPIVHTSSYKSGEIFSGKNVLVIGCGNSGMEVCLDLCNYNARPSLVVRDSVHVLPQEMLGSSTFGLSMWLLKWLPVWLVDRFLLLMSRLLLGDTSKLGLTRPELGPLQLKSISGKTPVLDVGTLAKIKTGEIKVCKAIKRLSLHAAEFIDGKVETFDAIILATGYKSNVMTWLKETKMFNEKNGMPRKGTPNGWKGELGLYAVGFTQRGLLGASADATRIAQDIYDNCWNPHHHHNHSNTHNSVPFNSNPIIYYSSTNNHPTPPTPPHIN; encoded by the exons ATGAACTACTTACAAGAAATTGAAGGGAAACTAGTCCACGATAAGCTAACAGAGGGTGGCGGTTGTGGTGGCGGCggcggtggtggtggtgataCAACAACAAGGATCAGACGAATATGGGTTCGGGGACCCATAATAGTCGGGGCGGGTCCTTCGGGTTTGGCTGCGGCGGCTTGTCTTAAAGAAAAAGGTATCCCAAGCTTGATCCTTGAAAGGGCTAATTGCATAGCATCATTATGGCAACTAAAGACATACGACAGACTCCGTCTTCATCTTCCCAAACAATTCTGCCAGCTTCCACTCATGCCATTCCCATCAAATTTCCCAACTTATCCAACCAAACAACATTTCTTGGATTACTTAAAAGCTTACTCCAACCGTTTCGATTTGAAACCTATTTTCAACATGAAAGTGGAGAGTGCTCGCTTCGACCACCGAAGCGGTCTTTGGCAAGTCAAGGCCTCTACTACCACCGCCGCGGCCACACCTGGGGCCGGGCTAGATAAAAAGAGTACTAATAATCATGATGATGGGCGTACAGAGATGGTAATCACTACTACAACTGAGTATGTAAGCCAATGGCTTATTGTGGCTACTGGGGAGAATGCGGAGGAATCGGTGCCGGAGATCGAAGGAATAGAGAGCTTTGGTGGCCCAATTGTTCACACAAGCTCTTATAAGAGCGGTGAGATTTTTAGCGGAAAAAATGTTTTGGTGATTGGATGCGGCAACTCGGGGATGGAGGTTTGCTTGGATCTCTGTAACTATAATGCTCGTCCTTCGCTTGTGGTGAGAGACTCG GTGCATGTATTGCCTCAAGAGATGTTAGGAAGCTCAACTTTTGGACTATCCATGTGGTTACTTAAGTGGTTACCAGTGTGGCTTGTGGATCGATTTTTACTTTTAATGTCACGTTTGTTGCTTGGTGACACATCCAAATTGGGATTAACAAGACCAGAACTTGGCCCTCTTCAGCTCAAATCCATATCTGGTAAAACTCCCGTTTTGGATGTTGGAACACTGGCCAAGATCAAAACTGGAGAGATTAag GTTTGTAAGGCCATAAAGAGATTATCACTCCATGCTGCGGAATTTATAGATGGGAAAGTAGAAACTTTTGATGCCATCATTTTAGCAACTGGCTACAAAAGTAACGTAATGACTTGGCTGAAG GAGACGAAAATGTTCAATGAGAAAAATGGAATGCCTAGAAAAGGTACCCCAAATGGGTGGAAAGGGGAGTTGGGACTGTATGCAGTGGGGTTTACTCAGCGTGGGCTGCTTGGGGCATCGGCGGATGCAACCAGAATCGCACAAGACATCTACGACAATTGCTGGaatcctcatcatcatcataatcaCTCCAATACACATAATTCTGTGCCCTTTAATTCCAATCCTATAATATACTACTCATCTACTAATAATCATCCCACACCACCGACACCACCACACATCAACTAG
- the LOC115704335 gene encoding indole-3-pyruvate monooxygenase YUCCA2 isoform X2 yields the protein MNYLQEIEGKLVHDKLTEGGGCGGGGGGGGDTTTRIRRIWVRGPIIVGAGPSGLAAAACLKEKGIPSLILERANCIASLWQLKTYDRLRLHLPKQFCQLPLMPFPSNFPTYPTKQHFLDYLKAYSNRFDLKPIFNMKVESARFDHRSGLWQVKASTTTAAATPGAGLDKKSTNNHDDGRTEMVITTTTEYVSQWLIVATGENAEESVPEIEGIESFGGPIVHTSSYKSGEIFSGKNVLVIGCGNSGMEVCLDLCNYNARPSLVVHVLPQEMLGSSTFGLSMWLLKWLPVWLVDRFLLLMSRLLLGDTSKLGLTRPELGPLQLKSISGKTPVLDVGTLAKIKTGEIKVCKAIKRLSLHAAEFIDGKVETFDAIILATGYKSNVMTWLKETKMFNEKNGMPRKGTPNGWKGELGLYAVGFTQRGLLGASADATRIAQDIYDNCWNPHHHHNHSNTHNSVPFNSNPIIYYSSTNNHPTPPTPPHIN from the exons ATGAACTACTTACAAGAAATTGAAGGGAAACTAGTCCACGATAAGCTAACAGAGGGTGGCGGTTGTGGTGGCGGCggcggtggtggtggtgataCAACAACAAGGATCAGACGAATATGGGTTCGGGGACCCATAATAGTCGGGGCGGGTCCTTCGGGTTTGGCTGCGGCGGCTTGTCTTAAAGAAAAAGGTATCCCAAGCTTGATCCTTGAAAGGGCTAATTGCATAGCATCATTATGGCAACTAAAGACATACGACAGACTCCGTCTTCATCTTCCCAAACAATTCTGCCAGCTTCCACTCATGCCATTCCCATCAAATTTCCCAACTTATCCAACCAAACAACATTTCTTGGATTACTTAAAAGCTTACTCCAACCGTTTCGATTTGAAACCTATTTTCAACATGAAAGTGGAGAGTGCTCGCTTCGACCACCGAAGCGGTCTTTGGCAAGTCAAGGCCTCTACTACCACCGCCGCGGCCACACCTGGGGCCGGGCTAGATAAAAAGAGTACTAATAATCATGATGATGGGCGTACAGAGATGGTAATCACTACTACAACTGAGTATGTAAGCCAATGGCTTATTGTGGCTACTGGGGAGAATGCGGAGGAATCGGTGCCGGAGATCGAAGGAATAGAGAGCTTTGGTGGCCCAATTGTTCACACAAGCTCTTATAAGAGCGGTGAGATTTTTAGCGGAAAAAATGTTTTGGTGATTGGATGCGGCAACTCGGGGATGGAGGTTTGCTTGGATCTCTGTAACTATAATGCTCGTCCTTCGCTTGTG GTGCATGTATTGCCTCAAGAGATGTTAGGAAGCTCAACTTTTGGACTATCCATGTGGTTACTTAAGTGGTTACCAGTGTGGCTTGTGGATCGATTTTTACTTTTAATGTCACGTTTGTTGCTTGGTGACACATCCAAATTGGGATTAACAAGACCAGAACTTGGCCCTCTTCAGCTCAAATCCATATCTGGTAAAACTCCCGTTTTGGATGTTGGAACACTGGCCAAGATCAAAACTGGAGAGATTAag GTTTGTAAGGCCATAAAGAGATTATCACTCCATGCTGCGGAATTTATAGATGGGAAAGTAGAAACTTTTGATGCCATCATTTTAGCAACTGGCTACAAAAGTAACGTAATGACTTGGCTGAAG GAGACGAAAATGTTCAATGAGAAAAATGGAATGCCTAGAAAAGGTACCCCAAATGGGTGGAAAGGGGAGTTGGGACTGTATGCAGTGGGGTTTACTCAGCGTGGGCTGCTTGGGGCATCGGCGGATGCAACCAGAATCGCACAAGACATCTACGACAATTGCTGGaatcctcatcatcatcataatcaCTCCAATACACATAATTCTGTGCCCTTTAATTCCAATCCTATAATATACTACTCATCTACTAATAATCATCCCACACCACCGACACCACCACACATCAACTAG